The following are encoded in a window of Narcine bancroftii isolate sNarBan1 chromosome 2, sNarBan1.hap1, whole genome shotgun sequence genomic DNA:
- the LOC138752406 gene encoding probable G-protein coupled receptor 139, with protein sequence MWESYLNVEKVLYLIIAVTGVPVNFVAIVILSRGKCGLSTCTSRYLVAMVTADLMVIITEVILSRIKFHYFPMCFLHITPVCSVLLVLTRAATDCSVWFTVSFTVDRFVAICCLKLKAKYCTGRTAALVLATTGVLLFTKNVPFYFFYEPLELIDNVAWFCQVKLSIYTDPGWNGFHWFDKCLNPFLPFIIILLFNGLTIRFVFVASRVRKGLIGLSKAENRSDPRMEGRRRSMVLLFTISGSFLSLWMTNVLQFAYYRVAGIGGNENESQRVFNFVGYLLRTLSCCTNTFIYATTQSKFREELKSALKYIVCAVVRFIQKSFA encoded by the exons ATGTGGGAGAGCTATCTCAATGTGGAGAAAGTATTATACCTGATCATCGCAGTCACCGGAGTCCCTG TGAATTTCGTGGCGATTGTGATCCTGTCCCGGGGAAAGTGCGGACTCTCCACCTGCACCTCTCGCTACCTGGTGGCCATGGTAACGGCGGATCTGATGGTGATCATTACTGAAGTTATTTTGAGTCGGATCAAATTCCACTACTTCCCAATGTGTTTCCTGCATATCACCCCCGTGTGCAGTGTCTTACTTGTGCTCACTCGTGCTGCCACGGACTGTTCGGTCTGGTTCACCGTCTCCTTCACGGTTGATCGCTTTGTCGCCATTTGTTGCCTGAAATTGAAAGCGAAATATTGCACCGGGAGAACCGCGGCTTTGGTTCTGGCAACGACGGGCGTTCTGCTCTTTACCAAAAATGTCCCCTTCTACTTTTTCTATGAACCCTTGGAATTGATCGATAACGTTGCCTGGTTCTGTCAAGTGAAGCTTAGCATTTACACTGACCCGGGATGGAATGGGTTTCATTGGTTCGATAAATGCTTAAATCCGTTCCTTCCTTTCATTATCATCCTGCTGTTCAACGGTCTGACAATCAGATTCGTTTTTGTGGCGAGTCGGGTGCGTAAGGGGTTGATTGGTCTGAGCAAAGCGGAGAACCGCAGTGATCCGAGGATGGAGGGCAGGAGGAGGTCTATGGTTTTACTCTTCACCATCTCCGGCAGCTTTCTCTCCCTGTGGATGACGAATGTCCTGCAGTTCGCTTATTATCGTGTCGCAGGAATCGGGGGGAACGAAAATGAATCACAAAGGGTCTTCAACTTTGTTGGATATTTGCTACGAACTCTCAGCTGCTGCACGAACACGTTTATTTATGCCACAACGCAGTCCAAGTTCAGGGAAGAGTTGAAGAGCGCCCTGAAATATATCGTCTGCGCAGTGGTTCGTTTCATTCAGAAATCCTTTGCCTGA